TGGGGCTTGGGTGTGCTAGGAAAGCCTGGCCTTAGTTAGAGGCAAATCTCCAGGAGGCGGTAGATAATTACTGCTCACTTCACACATTCGACATTCATTTCCTTAGGCCTCTTTTGGTCCTCTTAGATCTGTAGAAAAATCACAGAATAGGTCACAAGGTCAAAGATTCAGGCTCAGCTTGTTCTCCTATTAAACATATAAAAAAGTAGAAACTGTCACCCAGTTGAGCGTGAATaaatgagatttttttttctgttaaaaGTGCAGTAAATGTACTTTTTGGCAAATTAAACAATGCAACCAGCTAAGCATGCAACAAGCCTTGAGGAGGCTCAGGAGGGTGTGGCTTGAGGGCAACATGTCGGGATGATTAACAGGTTTTGCAACAGATAAAAGAATATCAATTCTCACGTTTTCTGGTGGTCGCTCACACGGTTTCTCAGGACATTTATCTGGAAGGAAAAGCATGTAAAACGTTACCCTTCCAATCTTTCCTCATGAATCATGCTGCGCAGTGCTGCACACACACCTCATATTTCTGCATGGTGAGTTGATACTGTAGATCAAACTTTTCAGCCTCCAGCTGGAACATCCACTCCCACAGCTCTTTAGCTTTCTCCCTGCGGAAAAAAACATACATTTAATGAATATTCTCAAACAGGCTCTATCTTCATGACCTTAGATGACTTGATTTTTGTGCACCCACTTGAGTCTTTCCTGACTTAAGTTTTCAATGTCCAGAGATTTGCGTCTTTCACTCAggatcttctttttcttctctctctccgtCTGCCTCTTACCACTCCGTTTTTCATTCTATAAAAGGGCAACAATGCATGATTCTGCTTGTTTTATCATAAAAACAACTCCAAAACCTTCAGCGTCAAACACTCACCAGCTTCTGCATGTAGCCACCGAAGTGGAGGCTGGTCagggtttttttcttctttgcatcatcttctGCTCTTTTCTTCGCCTCTTCCTCCTCCTTGCGAGCTCTCTCATCCtaaaaacataaattaaaaaataaataaaatgtggaTAAATTCATGGAAGCTGGATCAAAGCAGCCAAAAGATCTCACTTCAAGTCGTTTCTGACGCTCTTTATCACGCTCGCTGCGGATccgttgctgctctgctcgttcagaTCGGCGTTTCTCCTGGAATACAGATCATTCCCTCCAGTCATAAAACATCTTTTCATTGTTAAATGTTGCCTTTTAACATACTCACAATTCTGTCTGTAAGACTAATTAGCTcctcttcttccttttttctgcttTCAAAGTGAACTTCAATCAAAGTCTGAAGCTCCATCAAGTCTTTTTCCATCCGCTTACGGTGTATGTcctacagaaacacacacaaacacgtatGCTAACCATGGAGCGTCACAGATCGTGCACCTCTTAGTTTTGAGTCTTAAATAAACCGAAATAGAGGTAATAGAAATAGAGGAAATAGAAAGCAGGTTTGATCCAAATTAAACGATAAAAGGAAAAAATTTGTTGCTTACATCAAAGTCCACCTTCTCTCCATCTGGGATCTTAGGAGGAATGAGGTTTGGCATGATAAAAGGCCTAGAAGAAATCAGATAACAGCCACAACAGTGAGGTAATGTCAGACTATAAAAGTGTCAGGAGAAAAATATGGAAAGAAAAATAATAGGAAATGTTTTTTGACATCACTGCTGATGTGAAATAAAGATCTAAATCAATTAGTCGATGCCAAGTGAATGTCCTTTCGGTGAACTGCTTCTCTTGCACGTCATGGCCTGTGCAGGTTGGTATCACTCAGAAGTGGCAACCTCTTCTTTTCTCTTTGCTTTCACTGTAATGTAGCAGCTGACACGACTTAAGCTCAAATTTCAAAGCAGAAATTGAAAGGAATTTGTAAATTTTCCTGCTAAAACCTCAGAAGAGTGCTGCTAAAAGCATAGCATTTTCACTTAGCATAGTTTTGACACTGATGCTTTTTTAAAGTTCACATTATGGATTCAAAGAGCTAACTCATAGCCTTTGGCAATTCTGGGGGTGGGGCCAGAAGACAATTGGCCCCTGTGGAAATCTAATTGGCCCCTCAAATCTGTACTTTGCTGGATGATCAGTTTATAAGTGGATGCAATTACAAATCCAAGCACTAGTGGTGCGAGTGAGCCAAATAGAAATTTGGGTGATTTTTTTTCCCACTAATAAACTTTAAATTGATAACATTTGACTTTAAACCCGTGAATACAATGCTGAAATTTTATAAATGCTAAGTGTGTTTGTATCATGTTTATGTAcagtaaaatgtattttaaatcaCTTTACAGTGCTTCAACATGATGTGGGTGGTAAACTTACCAAAACTGGCCCGTCTATAAATATTGGGGTCCCTTAAAGGCCCCATAGTTAGAAAATTCCCTGGTCTGCCACTGTGCATAGCTTTAACTTGCATGTATTTAGTGTCAAATGGAGCCAAAGGTGCTTTATGTGAATTCATATTGTTCAACACAGTCTGTCAGTGCAAAAACAGCACAATCCTTTTTGTCATCAGCGATATGAAAGTTTGATAACATCTGCAGACAAAAAATGGGTGGATGAGCCCATGGCAAAAGAAAAGAACCTTACCACACAAAAAACTTGTTAAAGAAAGTTATCATTTTCACATTATACAAATATTTTGCCTGTAATATTAAGCATTTGCGGCTAATCTTGACCTAAAAAATGTAACCAaagtagactttttttttttttaaagaagaggATTATTTTAAAATGGCAGCAGTCTACTCTGGTCTTAGCTGCATCCAGACTATCCATTAGCCTGTAAATCCTGATGGATGTACATTCTCGTTTTCTTCTAACTGGGGCCATTTATGTACATCAGAGTAATATACATTTTTCTTAGCATGGGCAAAACAGAATAAAAGAACACCTGATAAAAGACAAAACAATAGAAGACACAGATTAATTCTTGACTCCCAAACTGCAGGTGATCACTAATTCTAGGCTAATTTAATTGAATTGCACTTTGCTCATGAAAATAAACTGCAGTTCTCATATATTTTCTTTGATTTGGACACTATTATTTTTTCCCACATCCAAAAATTTCCACAATTACTGTATGTCTCATTTATTGGACAGAAAAAGTGCTTTCCCCCTTGTCTATTTCTGGGTGCTCTCTGTCAGTCTGTTCTACATGGTGCATAGCTAGGATTTAAGTATTGgttattgttaaaaaaaattatgGATTATTTCAAGTACATTCCTATTGGGTTTCTAAAACATGCTCATCCATGGGCATTACTCACTTGAATTTTGGTTTGGCCTCCTCTTCTGTTGAGTAGAAAACAAGAatagggaaaaaaaaaaagagatgagCCAATCCAGACCACACACATTCACTTATTCACCAGGACCACACCAGGACATTTTAGTGTTTTGCCAGGAAACCTAACCAAGTATTGACAGTAActtattttattgttgttttctttAGCTGATGGAAAGGTAATTTAGCAGGAAATTTTCCTGCTTCAAATTCTGGCACAAGTCAAAGGAAGAGTATcaagaaaaacaaacacagaaagcatcaGGTGTGCCAGAATTTATTTTTCATAAATAAACTTACCTTcgccctcctctccctcctcatCTCCACCTGAAACcaaatgtgcaaaaaaaaaaaaaacccttgtAAAACTTTGTGATTAACTCTTGGAAATCTCAGCTAAAGCAACCATTAGAAGAAAAGGGACCGGCATTAGTTTGGTACAGTAGTGTGTGCTCATTTGATTTGTCAGGCATGAGCTGCATTCCATAATGCCGGAGATAAAAACCAGTCTGTTTCCGAAGATTGCCTGGTGTCTGCAACCAACTGGCACGATGCCACATGCTGCCAAAATGTCAGAATTATATGTTTTTGTCTTTTCAGGTtcaggttttttatttttaatctacCTGTCTTTAGTCTACTGAAGGTCACAGTGACAATGTTAACATCCCAGTGTTTATTGTACATTAGCATGCTAGCAGTTGCCTTTTGAAGAAAGTTATGGTGTCTGTGTTGATGTTGAAGGAACTTTATGATTAAATGAAAGCTGTCTGTCTCTTGCTCATGCTGATAGCGGGTTCACTGATGTGGTTCATTTTCAATGTATAATGGCTTTATTGCAGGACAGTTGTCTGGCTGACTGAGTAAAATAGTCACTTTCTCCAATCTTTTTGTGAGCAACACAGAGAGGAGAACTCAGGGGTGACTCACAGGGTGTATGATAAGATAAAGATGAGGCACAAGGACAAGCTTTTTTTCAATCATACCTCCCAATTTAGCATTGTGATTGAGAACCTGAGGGCAGGGAGGGATAGAAGATGTGTCTGGTTTGACTAAGTCAACATGTCCGTATGAATTCTCAGGACTTGCTGACTGTCACATACCTGACTGAAACCTAACCTAGACAGCAGATTATCTTTGTCTGGTGTGACTGTTGGTTATGGGTGGAAACATTAATCATCATTTAGCTGTCTGCACATGACCAACACAGCACCAGACTTTGATGTTGTTCTGTTTGTTAATCCCTGTCAAACAGTCAGAAACAACCCTACAGCAATTCCCCCCTCTCAAtaaatacaacaacaaaaaagaaaaagtccTCACCTTGCTCTGCACTGATCTCAGCAGATGTGTCTTCCTGCTGTTCAGCCTCTGCTGGCACAGAGAGAAGTAATGACATCAATGAGAGATCTTCATTGTCACCAGGTGTAAAGTTGACTCATTGCCTTGTGTGAACTGTCACTCTCATTTGGCACTGACCTGCAAAGTTTCAGAAGCTCACGTTGTCGAATTTTCATTAGTACTTATTTCAAAATGAGCTCCACATCTCTATTTAAATCTTGCAACACTTTTAACTGGTAAAGTGTGTGTTGTGATGTAATTAGGATGCCACCTTAAGCAGATCAATAATTTTAAAAAAGATTAaaattgctcccatttttcacatGTGGACAAACTTAGACAAGAAAACTAACAAGCTACCATCTATACGGTGAAAAATGGTTTACATCATTTTGAAGTTTAAATAAATACTATCTTGTTGTAGGCTTCCTCAACGGGCCCCGTTTAGAGAAACAAaggattgacaagctaacggctaatTCAAGCACAGCAAGGAACAAAGT
The sequence above is a segment of the Nothobranchius furzeri strain GRZ-AD chromosome 15, NfurGRZ-RIMD1, whole genome shotgun sequence genome. Coding sequences within it:
- the tnnt2a gene encoding troponin T type 2a (cardiac) isoform X2 — encoded protein: MPNLIPPKIPDGEKVDFDDIHRKRMEKDLMELQTLIEVHFESRKKEEEELISLTDRIEKRRSERAEQQRIRSERDKERQKRLEDERARKEEEEAKKRAEDDAKKKKTLTSLHFGGYMQKLNEKRSGKRQTEREKKKKILSERRKSLDIENLSQERLKEKAKELWEWMFQLEAEKFDLQYQLTMQKYEINVLRNRVSDHQKTSKRTKRGLRK
- the tnnt2a gene encoding troponin T type 2a (cardiac) isoform X1, which produces MSLLLSVPAEAEQQEDTSAEISAEQGGDEEGEEGEEEEAKPKFKPFIMPNLIPPKIPDGEKVDFDDIHRKRMEKDLMELQTLIEVHFESRKKEEEELISLTDRIEKRRSERAEQQRIRSERDKERQKRLEDERARKEEEEAKKRAEDDAKKKKTLTSLHFGGYMQKLNEKRSGKRQTEREKKKKILSERRKSLDIENLSQERLKEKAKELWEWMFQLEAEKFDLQYQLTMQKYEINVLRNRVSDHQKTSKRTKRGLRK